Part of the Aquarana catesbeiana isolate 2022-GZ linkage group LG06, ASM4218655v1, whole genome shotgun sequence genome is shown below.
gttatagctgcaaagggtgggccaaatgagttttgaacccagtgctaatactgggatgccattacagttcatgtgcatttaaaggcaggcatcccaatacttaggccaatatattgtatattgcttgtgacactgagcatggctatggacttagggctggttcacaccacagagatgcagagaacatgtgtggggctgcatggtggctaagtgggtagcagttctgtctagcagcacctgggatgttggtacaattccccaacatgctaatccttgtgttgaagtttatatgagggtatgtgtgggtgtgtatgtgtgggtttctcaccacaatccaaagacatgctggcatattatttgtctcctgtcgaaataggttctaatgtaagaaagttaattttggactttatattggaagctcattgcagccagggactgatgttaatgtttattagcactaatcatgcccagggacttggacatttcaaattttagggtttacactgcacgggtacatgcttagaaaactgttgctttgtttatgtggatgcaaatggactttgatctttgtattgtagttggagatttgatgcacatagccaaggctaacacagttgcaaatagtataatgtgttcctgctcatcaggtgcaatcactttagacatacatgaagagacagattgaaagatactggtgggcgtgtacttctattgggtgtgtcagtgttctaacaatacaacctctcttatataaaggcctgcagtaggggggtttgtttggcctgagaaggtcaggtttttttgttgtgatggagaaggaatgaaattgggagatttgatgaaattcttgtgcatttttttttaatcaaaagtgggttaatgtggccatgctgtcaatgttgtgtgtgtattgttcctgtctgatcatgcaaacatcatttggaagcatctgctgacctactatttttgatctcattgtttaatcgtgtacaccgaaatgcagcttccagcagaacatggtcactaatgtatgtatgtgtggattgtgggctggtggtgggtgttttgaataagtcttttgtaatattatgtgggaatgctttgtaagaatgactgttaagtatgtttctataatcttgcagataataatgtgatgtgttgcccgctatacactgaaattaaagctgtgtccattctaaggttttgtctaattttagattgtaagctcctatgagcaggacccttaaaattccattgctaaatgtagcaccatatatcctgtccaaatttttttggagctagtaaatgaatgtaatttttttttttctgctggtaaaataaaaatacattagtgtgtgtgtttttttttccctctacttttctttctctttagtttttgtgggtggtggttttgggaaagtgcaatatcttttatattttatttcaatatgtatttgtgcaccaaaaaactaatctctttgccctggttcacattgatgctactttgaaattgcgctacttcacttgaagtagcacgatttcaaagtagcaaggtcagcgtgatttcaggtggcttcatacacagatgtctattgaagtcacacctgaaatcggccaaagtagtgcgggaactactttagcaaattggtgcggcgccacaaaaaaagttgcatcgattggaacagtgccattgccaatagtcatgtgatttgatctctcaaatcgcatgaccaatcgctccaatgtaaacctaggcttctgcacaactgcaagttaatgacaaaggtggaatctttatatataacagctgtggagacttgcaggtaatgaattcagctggtggataggcagtgtttgaatgtgtcagctctggttcacattggtgtgatttgacatgtcaaatctgtggcaattgcactgttctaattggtgcgatttgtattgatattggtgcagaaacctgcaccgatgtctctgatgttgccccccacggtcgggactgacatgcaggaattaaattgtgggagttcagctgaacgctttcctccctctgtcagtgtgaaccagggctcaaactgggccttttgtctttgtaattcacctgctgctaacccagggacaccatttcttatcaaactcccttaagtttaccttcaaatatatgtagaaatacagatttgcatatctgaaaataaaaaataccaatcatggttgagatcaaatatttgcaatcaaaagcgtggtttcaccttctgacccggaaattagtcattgtatgcacccggaagttcctgtgctggtcaggatctccatctaggtggacatggcgaggtctctttagcaaagaggaggtgctgctcattggctgggtaagtgtaggatatgtacttgatCAATGCGGGggtgggttcattgatttgtttggcatcaccacacatgtGCACACATcccttcctgcatttgttctgctgatgtaaatcagtaaggactatgcaagtataaatgagagctccttttattaaaatatatatgacttgtttcacagttgggcgaattttccagcaaatttggacctctgagttgcatgacaagatgtaccccatgattctcaatgataaccattcatatctgtgctactttaagtcgcaccaacttcaaagtagtccctctaCTACtgtggtgtgacttgaggtatatcgggtacaatattacaccggcattcccagaaattggggcaaagtggcagcaaaatagtgtgactttcaggttgcagcagtgtgaatgagattcaaggataacacctttgaatttggccctattgtcacttgtgcatcctaaAAGTGTAGCAAATTTGTCCCTGccctaccttggtttgactttgatgcaatttgaggtccatacaccacaagattacacagacatcgcttcaagtcatgacaaagctgtgcaattttaaggtcgcacaagtgcaaatggggccttattcaaaggtgttatcaattaatcgcattaggttactattacacttgggtgacttttcatggagctttggacctcagagtcacatgaaaagttgtcccccttgatttccatgcatatttattagagctgcacgattaatcgtcatcgtgatttttttcccctttacgatcttgaaaaaagcgtttcacgattcttgctgtGCAAAGAACTatttctgctcttctgaagccacagccgaaaaaccaggaagtctgccaagaattagaacattctttatcagtgaacttaactagaaaccttgtaacaatttgtcaattaaatgacttctgtgtaagtgaggaaagtttaaccacttaaacgctaaacatttttctgacatttgttggtttcaggttaaaatcaagGTTAAAATATATCAATGTTCACATAGGccaaagcttgcattgtactcagcagcatatgctgtaaagaggcgaatgcctattagccaattccacatcggcatgagcatggttgttactatatataatattaatgcctgaaatgcaaaacattgtatagaatcaaacattagtaaatgtattttctctgtaggtaagtgctcagctctgtagcatagcggtataccctgctgcccccaaaagttcaaatcccactgacagcatcacctcctggaagtgtgcattgtactcagaagcataattagccaaagcacatcagcttgctttattccatattttattccatgtttttttttttttttgctagaaaattacttaaaaccccccaacattatatatatatatatattttttagtagagaccctagagaataaaatggtggttgttacaatattttatgtcacactgtatttgcgcctttcaaatgcaatttttttgggaaaaattattttaatgaatttaaaaaaaaaaaaaaaaaaaaagttagcccaattttttgtgggataatgtgaaagatcgtgatctttttattctaagcaaaaaaattgtgattctcattttggccagaaccatgcagctctaatatctatgcaacttcacccatgttcacataggtctgaattgacatgtcaaattgtaggccaaatcggcgcctattgatggcaatggaactgtccgaattggtgcgatgccacaacgattcccaaaagtagttcctgcactactttaggcgacttcagggggcgatttcttacctcccaactttttgagatgggtataagggacacctattagcaaaagtaggtaggcataggacaccttcttaaaggagaacagttgggacctatgtgattccactagacatctgtgcaagaaagtgcactgatgtctctgaaatcgctgacaaagttgggctgagtcacacttgtgcaactttggacatcagagtcgcatgacaagtcataccccatgattttcaatgtgtaccattcatatctgacTGACTTCAacatagtccctgtactactttggtctgactttttgatgcgagttgaggtccatagacctcaagtttacacaggcattccctggaattgtggcaaaattgctgatgcaaaatcgtgggaaagttgcgtgtctttccctgcgactcctgcatccatagacctcaagattacacaggcattgcttaaagtggaatcaaaatctcgcaactttcaggtcgcacaagtgtgaaaggggcccaagtcactgtgctgagtactattatagctagaatataaagtagtcccaccatcaaacactagtaaacgtatgttctcaatataattgtgctcaaatggctgaaaatcacacagatggtatcacctactgaaagcttgcattgtactcagcagcatatgctggaaagaggcgaatgcctattagccaattccacatcggcatgagcatggttgttactataatattaatgcctgaaatgcaaaacattattgtatagaatcaaacattagtaaatgtattttctctgtaggcaagtgctcagctctgtagcatagcggtataccctgctgcccccaaaagttcaaatcccactgacagcatcacctcctggaagtgtgcattgtactcagaagcataattagccaaagcacatcagcttgctttattccatattttaactcttcaaatgcatgcaatggtatgtacttattcaataatattatggtatggaattccaaaattcaaggaaaaaaagtcgtagggtccccccagtgcataccaggcccttcggtatggactttaaggggaaccccacaccaaaatgtaaaataaatttgatgtggggcccccccaaaatccataccagacccttatctgagcatgcagcctggaggtcaggatagggggagacgagtgagcaccctccccttctgaaccttaccaggccacatgacccaaagcaccttttccccatgttgatggggacaagggcctcttcccgacaaccctggtcggtggttttcggtctgtgggcagggggtttatcagaatctggaagccccctttaacaaggggtctcccagatcctgccccctatgtgaataggtatggggtacattttacccctacccattcaccaaaaaaagcagtgaaatgtaaaaaaatcaataggcggtttttgacaagtcctttattgtaaaatagcttcgagctgtcttcttccctgagccatcttctccagacgctgtctctccctcctccatcttctccccgagctgtattctcccagagccgtctctcctgccaccgccatcttctcaatctgctgtgttcttccgcaccactggttacccactaataaaaaaaaagctgctcttcttccatggtggtcttcctccgctgtgttgtcacccgctgtgtggcgtctcttacatagcgaTGGAGCGGACTCtctgggtgacattatcggatggccacagaacaccgccacaagaagagcggcttttttttttattagtgggtaaccggctgcgctgaagaacacatcagcgggagaagatggtggcagcaggagagacagctcggggagaagaaacatcaaacactagtgaatgtattttctatgtatgactgtgctacacccaataggctagcggtcagcacttctaccttgaagaactcatgggttcaaatctcacagagaaatactaaaagattgaattggtgaaaaaaaaagcaaatgactattagccaattagctaaagcagcatatgctgaaaataggtgaatgccaattagccaatgcactttaaatttggctgattctgtTATATTAACTCTTcgaatgcatgcaatgatatgtaagtattcaatactattctggtgtgaaattccaaaaaccacacactaactaatgggcagattacattttttgtttgtttattttttcagtgcacaagcgaattaaaataaacacagctgggggatggtaggttggctggtatttgaacttgtaccgtgagtgctgtggaaacatctgagcagaccactaagccattgtgctaagtacgagacctgcataatagtgtagtatgattaaagaatgaatataaataattaccgctttatagtcacctaaattaaaaaataaaaaacaacatacaacaaataggtaacctaaatgtttaatacatgtaactttacagaatagcagacattactatgtaataatcattcataactgcattagttagcaaaagaaggaaaaaactaggaatactaattgcaacatacatcaatagatgcacacgaggtagagcacatctcacataaaaatgtttctttcacatacatggatcatggttacagtgcagtactatataacaacttggtaggaattggcatttgcatatacgcggaagcgctaattagcgccagcttagaatttactaacacgtgtttctcactaatagcgctaatttttcattcgcacattcgcctgttgaaattttatttggctaaaatgggagctattatttgccataaaGCCCAGTACTTCCtgacgctatagtaaatgacccccatagactttaacggtgttcgcatgctcgaacaaacttttttcctgttcacatgttctggtgcaaaccgaacaggggggtgttcggctcatccctacctagcagtaaaaagggtcgctggttcgtattcccaaccacaccacaagactacctgcctggagtttacatgttctccctgtgcctgcgcgggtttcctccgggtactccggtttcctcccacactccaaagacatgctggtaggttaattggcttctgtctaaattggccctagtatatgaatgtgagttagggaccttagattgtaagctccttgagggtaggggcccatgtgagtgtataatgtatatgtaaagcactgcgtaaattgacggaactatagaagtaccttaaataaaaataaataagtcttcactaatattatggtgtgaatctccaaaacaccatactctagctaacaagcagtttacatttgataaactttattgtatggtatataaaccatcaaacactagtaaaagtattttgtatatataattgtgctcagcccaataggctagcagttagcacctctaccttcaaaaattcaggtattgaaagactcatgggttcaaatcccacagaagaatcctaaaagattattattggtggagaaaaggagaattactgttagccaaagcagcatacatcgaatgccaagtagccaatacactttaatgtggttgatattattgtattaactcttcaaatgcttgcaatggtatgtaagtattcactaatattatggtgtgaatctccaaacaccacacactagctaacaagcagtttacatttgataaactttattgtatagtatataacacatcaaacactagtaaaagtattttgtatgtataattgtgctcagcccaataggctagcagttagcacctctaccttcaaacattcaggtattgaaagactcatgggttcaaattccacagaaaaatcctaaaagatgcattggtgggaaaaggagaatgccagttagccaaagcaatacatatatatatatactgaaaataggtgattgccaaatagccaatgcactttaatgtgaatgatttaattgtattaactctttaaatgcatgcaatggtatgtaagtattcaattatattatgatgcgacattccaaacaccacacactagctaaagggcagtttacatttctttgtttgtttattttaattcacttgtgcactgaaaaaataaacacagctggtggatggtaggttggctgttgtttgaactcataccatgagtggtgtggagatagcACAATgacttagtggtctgcttggataagtacaagacctgcataatagtgcagtattattaaagaatgaacataaataattactgctttatagtcaactaaattaataaataataaatcaaaaacattaaaaaaacaacatacaacaaataggtaacctaaatgattaatacatgtaactttacagaatagcagacattactatgtgaTAATCATttagaactgcatttcttagcaaaagaaggaaaaaaaactaggaatactaattgcaatataaatcaatagatgcacgggaactagagcacatctctgataaaaatgtttctttcacagtttctttcacatacatggatcatggctacagtacagtgctatataacaacttgataagaattggcatttgtatatacacggaagcgctaattagcggcaatttagaatttacaaacggttGTTTCCTGTTTATATCgctaattttcatgcgcaaattcgccagttttgtttccatttggctaaaatgggagctattatttgccatagtgcccagtacttcctggagttatagtaaatgaccccctatatgtgtaaattgttgcgtaaattgatggtgctatataagtacctgtaatacaaTACATATACCTTGTGTTCTCCACTTTTAAGGCTGAAAAATGCTTCTAAAGTAATGTATGTACACATGTGCATAAGTATTCGCATTTATGCTTGTTTGAACGTGTATCATATTTAGAAGCGTATGCGCATAAACTATTCTATTGACTAGAAAATTCATTTATTCTAGCCATTAGAATACATTTCCACACATATGCATGCATTTAGGCATGTTTAGACACATTCAGACATactgacagtatctcacaaaagtgagtacacccctcagatttttgtaaaaatgttattatatctttccatgtgacaacactgaagaaattacactttgctacaatataaagtagtgagtgtacagcttgtataacaatgtaaatttgctgtcccctcaaaataactcaaggcacagccattaatgtctaaaccgctggcaacaaaagtgagtacacctcaagtgaaaatttccaaattgggcccaattagccattttccctccccggtgtcatgtgactcattagtgttacaaggtctcaggtgtgaatggggagcaggtgtgttaaatttggtgttatcgctctctctctcttgctctcactctctcttactggtcattggaagttcaacatggcacctcatggcaaagaactctctgagtatctgaaaaaaataattgttgctctacataaagatggcctaggctataagaagattgccaagatcctgcagcacggtggccaagatcatacagtggtttaacaggacaggatccactcagaacaggcctcgacatggtcgaccaaagaagttgagtgcacatgctcggtgtcatatccagtggttgtctttgagaaataggcgcatgactgctgccagcattgttgcagaggttaaaggggtgggggggtcagcctgtcagtgctcagaccatatgctgcacactgcatcaaattggtcagcatggttgtcatcccaaaaggattactggaaccatgtcctgtggtctgatgagaccaagataaacttatttggttcagatggtgtcaagcatgtgtcccggcaaccaggtgaggagtacaaagacaagtgtgtcttgcctatagtcaagcatgtactgtgacatactgaagcagagcatgatcccctcctttcggagactgggccacagggctgtattccaacatgataacgaccccaaagacacctccaagatgaccactgccttgctaaagaagctgagggtaaaggtgatgaactggtgaaacatgtctccacacctaaaccctattgagcatctgtggggcatcctcaaatggaagggggaggagtgcaaggtctccaacatccaccagctccgtgatgtcgtcatggaggagtggaagaggactccagtggcaacctgtgaagctctggtgaactccatgcccaagagggttaaggcagtgctggaaaataatggtggctacacaaaatattgacactctgggcccaatttggacttttcacttaggggtgcactcatttttgttgccagcattttagacattaaaggctgtgtgttgagttattttgaggggacagcaacactgttatacaagctgtacactcactactttacattgtagcaaagtgtcttttcttcagtgttgtcacatgaaaatatataataaaatatttacaaaaatttgagggttgtactcacttttgtgagatactatatatatttgtatataatgtATGTAGATACTGTACATGTGTACGGGCATAAACTACACTAAATTACTCCAATATGAACATACAGGAGTTTGTCATTTTTACGTCCCTCAATGCTGCTGTAAAATACGCCTGTAAATGACACAATGTGCATATGCACATTAGATAACCTAGCACTACTTTTAGAGGCATAAAAGAAAAACCACCAGATGCCTTTAAAAGCAGCATTTTTATTTTCTGGCCATCTGCATGAGTCCTAAAGTGTATTAGGAAACAGGTTTGAGAATAAAATGAGTATGTAAAGGGAATGTATGGTGGTTTTGCAAATATTTTTTGGATTTATGCTTATTGTATTATAGACTTCTTTAATctagtaaatatgaaatattgcttatgAATGTTTTATGTTTTCAACTAGCACAGTGTGTACTTAATAATTAATAACCAAGttattacatatttacataaaataTATGGCTTTATTGGCTTTAATGTTTAATTTGACCATCGATAGGTTACAAACAGCTAGTATTACATAAAAAAAGTGAAAACGTTACTTACATAAAAAGGAATAACTAATCATTATTAAAAAGTTAAATAGAAACAATTTTTATTGAAGAATAAAACATAACTGGTGTTATTTGCAGGAAAAAGGAAAGTGCTTTGATCTGTGCATTACAAATTTTAGATCAATAAACATTTTCCTTACTTTTTTTTAAGTTAGCTTATGTGGATTTCTGTATATACTCATTTCTGAAattaatctgtaaaaaataaaattaaccttCCATTCCAATTaatgaaaatataataaattacctTCATATTTTTAAGCCAAAAGATAATTGAAATAATCATCATAAGATTTcagtatgcaagaaaaaaaaaaatgtgaacctttCTAACTtttctctttgaaaaaaaaaagttttgtagaaATAGCAATATCCTATGGAAAGCAACACATCTATGCTAGAATTCCACATTTTGCCATTCTTCATGAAAGCTGACAATAAACTGTTCATATTCAACGTTGTCTTCCTTTTCCTAATCTATTTAATTGGAATTCTGGTGAACCTCATTATTATTACAGTTATATGTTTAGATTTCCAATTACACACCCCGATGTATCTGTTTCTCTGCAACCTGTCCATTATTGATACATGTTACACTACCGTTAATATTCCAAAGCTCCTCTACATTTTACTGTCTGGAAATAACACCATATCCTTTACAAAATGCTTTATCCAGATGTACTTTTTCTTTATAGCAGACAGTGTTGAGATCATGATTATATTTATAATGGCTTATGATCGATACGTTGCAATTTGTCACCCTTTACACTATCACAGTATACTTAACAAGAAAATCTGCATATTATTAACAATGGTCATCTGGATCAGTGGTTGTTTAAATTCATCTTTACTTACAAGTTCCATCTTAAAAATGCTCTTCTGTTCTTCTTTTAATATTAACCAGATCTTCTGTGATGCTAAAGCTCTAATCAATATTTCCTGTGGTGGTACTGAAATGTTTTACATCATCATGTATATAGAGTGTTTACTATTTGGGCTCTGTCCAGTTATGTGCAACTTGATCTCCTATGTAAAGATTTTCAGGGTCATACTAAAAATTAAATCTAAGGATGGCAGAAAAAAAGCCTTCTCGACCTGTTCATCCCACCTCACCGTCACGGCCATCTACTATGGATCTGGTACATCTGTGTATATGATACCACCATCAGATCGCTATAACTTACTGGAACAGATCTTAACAGTGTTCTACACCACAGTGGTCCC
Proteins encoded:
- the LOC141148017 gene encoding olfactory receptor 1G1-like, producing the protein MESNTSMLEFHILPFFMKADNKLFIFNVVFLFLIYLIGILVNLIIITVICLDFQLHTPMYLFLCNLSIIDTCYTTVNIPKLLYILLSGNNTISFTKCFIQMYFFFIADSVEIMIIFIMAYDRYVAICHPLHYHSILNKKICILLTMVIWISGCLNSSLLTSSILKMLFCSSFNINQIFCDAKALINISCGGTEMFYIIMYIECLLFGLCPVMCNLISYVKIFRVILKIKSKDGRKKAFSTCSSHLTVTAIYYGSGTSVYMIPPSDRYNLLEQILTVFYTTVVPMLNPLIYSLRNKEVKNSLRKLLA